One window of the Chryseotalea sp. WA131a genome contains the following:
- the trxA gene encoding thioredoxin codes for MGKTLELTDATFDETLKSDKPVLVDFWAEWCGPCKMIGPAVEELANEYDGKAVVAKLNVDENPNITARFGVRSIPTLLVFKNGQIVDKQVGAVPKSVLANKLQAQVA; via the coding sequence ATGGGAAAAACCTTAGAACTAACCGATGCAACCTTTGACGAAACCTTAAAAAGTGATAAACCTGTTTTAGTTGATTTTTGGGCAGAGTGGTGCGGCCCTTGTAAAATGATTGGCCCGGCAGTAGAGGAACTTGCAAATGAATATGATGGCAAGGCCGTAGTGGCAAAGTTAAACGTTGACGAAAACCCAAACATCACAGCACGTTTTGGAGTACGCTCGATCCCTACTTTGTTGGTTTTCAAAAATGGCCAAATTGTAGATAAGCAAGTAGGCGCTGTGCCGAAGTCGGTTTTGGCGAACAAGCTGCAAGCGCAGGTGGCTTAG
- a CDS encoding YkgJ family cysteine cluster protein, with protein sequence MDLKAFQQKAKNQSSENKAFLQKLKKKNPREVDNAFHNLHEEVFNEIDCLTCANCCKTTSPIFYQTDIERVAKALRMKPGDFIVKYLHIDEDKDYVLKSSPCPFLDRENYCSVYSDRPKACREYPHTNRKKMVQIMDLTYKNTLVCPAVLEMVEQMKENIK encoded by the coding sequence GTGGACTTAAAGGCATTTCAACAGAAAGCAAAAAATCAGTCGAGTGAGAATAAAGCCTTTTTACAAAAGCTGAAAAAGAAAAACCCACGCGAAGTGGATAATGCCTTTCATAACCTTCACGAAGAAGTATTTAATGAAATAGATTGCCTTACCTGTGCCAACTGCTGTAAAACTACGAGCCCTATTTTTTATCAAACTGATATTGAACGGGTGGCCAAAGCCCTGCGCATGAAGCCGGGCGATTTTATCGTGAAATATTTGCACATCGATGAAGACAAGGACTATGTTTTGAAATCTTCACCTTGTCCATTTTTAGATCGTGAAAACTATTGCTCCGTCTATTCCGATAGGCCCAAGGCTTGTAGAGAATATCCACACACCAACCGGAAAAAAATGGTGCAGATTATGGACTTAACCTACAAAAATACATTGGTGTGCCCAGCGGTGTTGGAAATGGTGGAGCAGATGAAGGAAAACATCAAATAA
- a CDS encoding phosphoenolpyruvate carboxylase has protein sequence MSTFFSRNLTYQQSVGSRFHLYNSLFLNLPFHHVLRTGTLLPILQQHCSDGFAKGLSAPDILNGFFKEQTPNATPEEQFDLLFNIIQYVERQVALFDSVEDSSFEQINDLNGKGTIPALLLRTKYENKAGALKAKLEQFSLRVVLTAHPTQFYPGHVLGILTDLEIAIRANDFGLIDQLLQQLGKTGFINQQKPTPYDEALSLCWYLENVFYKAIPQIVQSLVSGLDMNLSEWNNNRLIVIGFWPGGDRDGNPFVTTEITLKVAARLRESILKCYYQDARLLRRRLTFQGIHPLIISIEQKIYNLVFKKEVTYQSAQELIEELQKARVILLSEHNGLFLELLDSFLLKVRMFGFYFAALDIRQDSRKHDAVWMEILKTLHQKKQSVSWEEFEKFTKPEQINYLLSLKTNLIFLDFEDALVNETIQSILAIAKIQKENGPAGCHRYVISNCQSALHIIEVYVLAKLLIGTEQALQLDIVPLFETIDDLAHCSSIMEELYSIPEYRQHLEFRKNHQTIMLGFSDGTKDGGYLRANWSIFRAKESLTNVSRAFGLKALFFDGRGGPPARGGGNTHDFYASLGESIEQEEVQVTVQGQTISSNFGKPGSCQYNLEQLISAGVEGEVFGKNISMSDSEKSLLDELAAQAHRAYLDLRLHEKFVPYLEKVTPLSFFGDTNIGSRPVKRSGGSGLKFVDLRAIPFVGSWAMMKQNIPGFYGVGSALKALQKRSNEVKELYQNSLFFRTLLGNSMMSLTKTNYQATTYLANDAEFGAFWKKMYAEYELSKEETLEISGLSELMGNNPNIRQSVYLREQIVLPLIAIQQASLMNLRNLTDDKKAYELRYRKLIIRSMFGIINAARNSA, from the coding sequence ATGTCTACATTCTTTAGCAGAAACTTAACCTACCAGCAATCCGTGGGATCGCGATTCCACCTCTATAATAGCCTTTTTCTCAACCTCCCATTTCACCATGTGCTTCGTACAGGCACTTTGTTGCCCATCTTACAACAGCATTGTTCGGATGGGTTTGCCAAGGGATTATCGGCTCCCGATATCTTAAACGGGTTCTTTAAAGAGCAAACACCGAACGCAACACCCGAAGAACAGTTTGATTTGCTATTCAATATCATACAATACGTAGAGCGGCAGGTTGCCTTATTTGATTCGGTGGAAGATTCTTCCTTCGAACAAATCAATGACTTAAACGGAAAGGGTACTATACCCGCTTTGCTGCTACGGACAAAATACGAAAACAAAGCAGGGGCATTAAAGGCTAAACTTGAACAGTTTAGTTTACGTGTAGTGCTAACAGCGCACCCCACACAGTTTTATCCCGGCCATGTGCTGGGCATTCTCACCGATTTAGAGATAGCTATCCGTGCCAACGATTTTGGATTGATTGACCAACTGTTGCAACAACTAGGTAAAACGGGTTTCATCAACCAACAAAAACCAACTCCGTATGACGAAGCGCTTAGTTTGTGTTGGTACTTGGAAAATGTTTTTTACAAAGCCATTCCACAAATCGTGCAGTCGCTTGTCAGTGGGTTGGATATGAATCTTTCGGAGTGGAACAACAACCGATTAATTGTAATCGGATTTTGGCCAGGGGGCGACCGCGATGGAAATCCATTTGTTACTACCGAGATTACTTTGAAAGTGGCGGCTCGCCTACGCGAATCAATTTTGAAATGCTATTACCAAGATGCTCGTTTGCTGCGGAGAAGGTTAACCTTTCAAGGCATTCATCCCCTCATTATTTCCATTGAGCAAAAGATTTACAACCTGGTTTTTAAAAAGGAAGTAACCTATCAATCGGCCCAAGAATTGATTGAAGAATTGCAAAAGGCTCGTGTTATTTTGTTATCGGAGCACAACGGTTTGTTTTTAGAACTGTTGGATAGTTTTTTGTTGAAAGTGAGAATGTTTGGGTTTTATTTTGCTGCCCTGGATATTCGGCAAGACAGTCGCAAGCACGATGCCGTGTGGATGGAGATTTTGAAAACACTCCATCAAAAGAAGCAGAGCGTTTCGTGGGAAGAATTTGAAAAATTCACCAAGCCAGAGCAAATCAATTATCTGCTATCTTTAAAAACGAACCTCATCTTTTTGGATTTTGAAGATGCCTTGGTAAACGAAACCATTCAAAGTATTTTGGCAATTGCCAAAATTCAAAAAGAGAATGGCCCGGCTGGGTGCCACCGCTATGTCATTAGCAATTGCCAGAGTGCGCTGCATATTATTGAAGTGTATGTGCTGGCCAAATTGTTGATTGGCACCGAGCAGGCATTACAACTCGACATTGTTCCGCTCTTTGAAACGATTGATGATTTAGCGCACTGTTCCAGCATCATGGAAGAATTGTATTCCATTCCGGAATACCGCCAGCATCTTGAGTTCAGGAAAAATCACCAAACGATTATGCTTGGCTTTTCTGACGGAACTAAAGACGGTGGATACCTACGTGCGAATTGGTCTATTTTCAGAGCGAAAGAAAGTCTTACCAATGTTTCTAGAGCATTTGGTTTGAAGGCATTGTTCTTTGATGGAAGAGGAGGCCCTCCCGCACGTGGTGGTGGCAACACGCATGATTTTTATGCTTCGCTGGGTGAAAGTATCGAACAGGAGGAAGTGCAAGTGACTGTGCAAGGCCAAACCATCAGCTCTAATTTTGGCAAGCCTGGGTCGTGCCAATACAATTTAGAGCAGTTGATTTCTGCTGGTGTGGAAGGAGAGGTGTTTGGGAAAAATATTTCTATGAGCGATTCTGAAAAAAGTTTATTGGACGAGTTGGCTGCGCAAGCCCATCGTGCTTACTTGGATTTGCGCCTTCACGAAAAATTTGTTCCGTATTTGGAGAAGGTTACCCCGCTTTCGTTTTTTGGTGATACCAACATCGGCTCGCGTCCCGTGAAAAGGAGTGGAGGTAGCGGATTGAAGTTTGTAGATTTACGAGCCATTCCGTTTGTAGGCTCGTGGGCGATGATGAAGCAAAATATTCCTGGATTTTATGGGGTGGGTAGTGCGTTGAAAGCATTGCAGAAAAGGTCAAATGAAGTAAAAGAGCTGTATCAAAACTCTCTCTTTTTTCGAACCCTGTTGGGTAATAGCATGATGTCGTTGACGAAAACCAATTACCAAGCAACCACGTACCTGGCCAACGATGCCGAGTTTGGTGCCTTTTGGAAAAAGATGTATGCAGAGTACGAGCTTTCAAAGGAAGAGACGTTGGAAATTTCCGGCCTGAGCGAACTGATGGGCAACAATCCCAACATCCGGCAATCGGTGTATTTGCGTGAGCAGATAGTGTTGCCACTGATTGCGATTCAGCAAGCCTCGTTGATGAACTTGCGCAATTTAACAGATGATAAAAAGGCTTATGAACTTCGTTACCGTAAATTGATTATTCGAAGCATGTTTGGGATTATCAATGCAGCGAGGAATTCGGCTTGA
- a CDS encoding DUF4136 domain-containing protein encodes MKKTLLYVLIIALLSSCLGYKELPVEYDYSYKGNFKRYRTFTIMHPLGVTDSTMTNGLIEKSIINRMRFLGYKQTDNRPHLIIGFKMYQDSLRFNGYNQPEIEEWVKSQQADLNYNSKKLDLKSGTLLIQFYDRRQNRSIWQGYATTYYGSIDFNNQRHLRNAVISILDKYRFWAEGFVEGTVPKETEMP; translated from the coding sequence ATGAAGAAAACTTTACTCTATGTGCTTATAATTGCATTGCTTTCATCTTGTTTAGGTTACAAAGAGCTGCCCGTTGAATACGATTATAGCTATAAGGGCAATTTCAAACGATATAGAACTTTCACCATCATGCATCCATTAGGTGTAACCGATTCTACCATGACCAACGGATTAATCGAAAAATCCATTATCAACCGCATGCGCTTTTTGGGTTACAAACAAACTGACAACCGCCCTCACCTCATTATTGGTTTTAAAATGTACCAAGACAGCCTCCGCTTTAACGGCTATAACCAGCCCGAAATTGAAGAGTGGGTGAAAAGTCAGCAAGCGGATCTTAACTATAACTCCAAAAAACTAGATCTTAAAAGTGGCACGTTGCTGATTCAATTTTATGATCGAAGACAAAATCGATCTATTTGGCAGGGCTATGCTACCACCTATTACGGAAGTATTGATTTCAACAATCAGCGTCACTTGCGCAATGCAGTGATTTCCATCTTGGATAAGTACCGTTTTTGGGCCGAAGGATTTGTGGAGGGCACCGTGCCCAAAGAAACCGAAATGCCCTAG
- a CDS encoding ribose-phosphate pyrophosphokinase, with protein MAVKLFSGRATTYLAEKIAHAYGEPLGKVDYQQFSDGEMSPFIGESVRGHDVFIIQSTFAPAENFMELLLMIDAAKRASALNVNVIIPYFGYARQDRKDKPRVAIAAKLIANLLSAAGANRVMTCDLHADQIQGFFDIPVDHLDGNYIFVPYLKALNLPNIMFASPDVGGIKRARSFAKFFNAELAVCDKYRKEANKIESMRLIGEVEGKDVILVDDLVDTGGTLCKAAALLKEKGASTVRAICTHGVLSGKAYENIQGSDLEELVVSDTIPLKQITPKIKVLTVSDLFAKAIRKIHDHESISSLFIRL; from the coding sequence ATGGCGGTAAAACTATTTTCAGGGCGTGCAACCACTTATTTGGCTGAGAAAATTGCTCATGCCTATGGCGAGCCGTTGGGGAAAGTAGATTACCAACAGTTTAGCGATGGTGAAATGTCGCCCTTCATTGGCGAGTCGGTGCGTGGCCACGATGTATTTATCATCCAGTCTACCTTTGCCCCTGCCGAAAACTTCATGGAGCTTTTATTGATGATTGATGCGGCCAAGCGTGCAAGTGCGCTAAACGTAAACGTTATCATTCCGTATTTTGGCTATGCCAGGCAAGATAGAAAAGACAAACCACGGGTGGCCATTGCCGCTAAGCTGATCGCTAATTTGCTCTCGGCAGCAGGCGCCAACCGCGTGATGACGTGCGATTTGCATGCCGATCAGATCCAAGGCTTTTTTGATATTCCTGTCGATCACCTTGACGGCAATTATATTTTCGTTCCGTATTTAAAGGCATTGAACCTACCCAATATCATGTTCGCATCACCAGATGTGGGCGGAATCAAAAGAGCACGGAGCTTTGCCAAGTTTTTCAATGCGGAATTGGCCGTTTGTGATAAATACCGCAAAGAAGCCAACAAGATTGAATCGATGCGCTTGATCGGTGAAGTGGAAGGCAAAGATGTGATTTTGGTGGATGATTTAGTAGATACGGGCGGAACACTTTGCAAAGCCGCTGCCTTATTAAAGGAGAAAGGGGCTAGCACCGTGCGGGCGATTTGCACACATGGCGTTTTATCTGGCAAAGCCTACGAAAACATTCAAGGTTCTGATTTAGAAGAATTGGTGGTTTCTGACACCATCCCCTTGAAGCAGATAACACCCAAAATAAAAGTATTGACCGTATCAGATTTGTTTGCGAAAGCAATACGCAAAATTCACGATCACGAATCCATCAGTTCATTATTTATCCGTTTGTAA